In Novosphingobium sp. RL4, the sequence CCGGTCACGCCTGCCTTGATGCGGTATTCCTCGTCCGTGGTGGCCGATCCCTCGGCATAGGCGTGGAATTCCTGCGAAGGCGCGGCGGTGACGACGCTGATGACGCCGGCCGAGGCGTTCTTGCCGAACAGCGTGCCCTGCGGTCCGCGCAGCACTTCGATCCGCGAGACTTCGCCCACGTCGAGCGTCGCCTGCCCCGGACGGGTCAGGACGACACCGTCGAGAACTGTCGAAACGGAGGATTCGACGCCCGGCGACGTGCTGATCGTGCCCACGCCGCGGACGAAGACGGTGCGGTCCTTGTTGGAGGCGCCGTTGCGGAAATCGATCGAGGGGACCGAGGCGCTCAGGTCCTGCAGGTTGTGGATCGCCCGGTCGTTGAGCGATTCGCCGCTGACGGCGGTAATGGCGATCGGCACCTGCTGGAGCGATTCGTCGCGGTAGCGCGCGGTCACGACGATCTCGCCGGAAGCGGGTTCGGCGGCTTCATCGGCATAAGCAGTTGCCGGGAACAGGACCGCGGAAGCCAGCAGCAGGGTGCGGGCGGCGCGGAGCGGGGTCATTGTCATTTGGATCTCCCTGGAACCCGCGGAGCTATACTCAACCGTTTCGGTTGAGAAAGATAGTTTTCCTTTAGTCGCCCTATGCGAGAGACGAACCGGCGTCCTCTGCCGGGACGATGCGGGGCATGGTAAGCTGGATCCAGCCCAGCGCCAGCAGGTAGGAAACGGCCGCAAAGGCGAACAGCGGCCCGTAGCCGAGCCCGGCTGCCAGAACGAGACCGGCGATCTTGCTGATCGCGGTGCCGCCCAGATTGCCGCAGAAAGCGCCGAATCCGGTTACCCGGCCCACCTTGTGGCGCGGCGTCACGTCGGCGATCAGGCCGAACAGATTGGTCGAGAAGCCCTGGTGTCCGGCCAGGGTCAGTGCCATCAGGCCCACCGCGGGCCAATAGCCGTCCACGTGAAGGGCCAGCGGCACCGGCACCACGCAAAGCGCCGATATCAGCATCAGGGTCTTGCGCGTGCGGTTGGCGCTCCAGCCGCTCGACAGCAGGCGGTTCGCCGCGAAGCCGGAGATCAGCGAACCCGCGGCCGAACCGCAGTAGGCCAGCGCCAGCGGCGGGCCGAGTTCGGTGCCGGAAAGGCCGAACTGCCGGTTGAAATAGTCCGGCATCCAGAACAGCATGAGCCACCAGGTCGCGTCCGAGAGCACCTTGGCGAGAGCGATCGTCCAGGTGCGGCCTTCCTTGAGGAACAGCTTGTCGCCCGAAACGAGATTGCCGGAAACGCCGGGCTGCCGGTCGCCAAAATCCACCCCGCGCGAGGCGGCCAGCCACGCCGCGACCCAGAACAGCCCGACCACGCCCGCCAGCACGAAAGCCGCGCGCCAGCCCCAGACCGCCGCCACCAGCGGGATCGCCAGCGGCGCGAGGATCGCGCCAAGGCTGTTCATCGCGTTGGAAAGCCCAAATCCGATGGAGCGCAGGTTCGGCGGGAAGATCGTTGCAATGGTCTTCACGTTCGCCGGCGTGC encodes:
- a CDS encoding MFS transporter, with the translated sequence MTLSPRRRWLLFTLALTAGVLNLVDRQIISVLKPTIAADLGWSDDDYGTLAAWFQAGAAFGFLAAGWIVDRLGAKWANAAGVAAWSLAAMTHGWAHSFSQFVLCRIGLGATESMGTPANVKTIATIFPPNLRSIGFGLSNAMNSLGAILAPLAIPLVAAVWGWRAAFVLAGVVGLFWVAAWLAASRGVDFGDRQPGVSGNLVSGDKLFLKEGRTWTIALAKVLSDATWWLMLFWMPDYFNRQFGLSGTELGPPLALAYCGSAAGSLISGFAANRLLSSGWSANRTRKTLMLISALCVVPVPLALHVDGYWPAVGLMALTLAGHQGFSTNLFGLIADVTPRHKVGRVTGFGAFCGNLGGTAISKIAGLVLAAGLGYGPLFAFAAVSYLLALGWIQLTMPRIVPAEDAGSSLA